The Candidatus Paceibacterota bacterium genomic interval GACTTCTTTTAGCGCTTCACGGGCTTCTTGGTGCTTATAGCCAAGAGCCTTCAGGGCTTCAAGTGCATCAATTTCGTCACGCAAACTCATTTCATCAGCTTCTGTATCGACACCGAGTTTGCCTTTGAGTTCCAAAACAATTTTGTCGGCCATTTTTTTGCCAATGCCGGAAACTTTGGTGAGGTGGGCAGTCTCGCCGGAGATAATCGCTTTTCGTAAAGAGGGGACAGTTGTCACATTCAAAATTCCCAGAGCGGTTTTCGGACCGATGCCAGAGACCGTAATCAAAAGTTCAAAAAAAGAAAGCTCCTCTTTGTTTAAAAAACCATAAAGGTCCAGGGCGTTTTCTCGGACGGCTAAATGAGTCCAAAGTGAGATAACTTCACTCTTTTGGCTTTTGGCGATAGTTTCGGCGGTAGCGAAGACCTTGTATCCCACTCCACCAACGGAAATTACCAAATATCGCTCAGTG includes:
- the ruvA gene encoding Holliday junction branch migration protein RuvA, yielding MISHLSGTVADTTERYLVISVGGVGYKVFATAETIAKSQKSEVISLWTHLAVRENALDLYGFLNKEELSFFELLITVSGIGPKTALGILNVTTVPSLRKAIISGETAHLTKVSGIGKKMADKIVLELKGKLGVDTEADEMSLRDEIDALEALKALGYKHQEAREALKEVDLKIADTGERIKAALKVLGK